AAGCTCACTCATTCTTTAACCTTCCTCTTTGTCACTTTGGTTAATTTCAATTgcataattttaatgattttatattacatCATGTAAGGTTACTTATGGCTGATATTTATCATTAATGGTTATTTGGTGTTTCCTTTTCCCTTTGAATTTAGCGATGATACCTGAGTACTGGCTCACAGAAGGGGGGCAGAGTGCTACTGGTGCATTATTGGATTACATAATTGAAAGCCATGTTGCTTCTCCACGACTTGCAAACCATGCAGCTTCCCAAAGTAAGAAATTGACTTCTATCCCCCCTTTTCCTGCTTCTTGACTTGACTTTCTATTCTCTGTTCTATATTGCAGAAACTTCCCTGTTTCAGCTACTGAACAATATTTTGGAATCAATGATGCGTGAGCTGCAGTGTCCATTTATTGCTGCTTTGACTGAAGATACACATGTCCTTCCTGACTTCCATGGAAATAGGTAAAGCATTTAAAGAATTGGGTTATGAGTTTTCCAGTTTGTACTGCCTGCATATCCTTATAAATGAGTTTAAGATTCTGCCATTGTGATGCACAGGTCTCCCATTGCAGATCCCAAAGCAAAAGGAGTAGTGTTTGGATTGACCCTCGACCCTAGTGAGCAACAGTTGGCTCGTCTATACCTTGCCGCTGTGCAGGCTATTGCATATGGTACACGTCATATTGTGGAGCATTGCAATGCTAATGGTCACAAGGCAAGATATGCAcctctcttctctttttttttttttctttttctttttatactaATATTAAACAGAAGGTTTGTTTCAGCTTTATAACAATAATAGTTTTTAAGTCCCATGTCCTTTAAGGAATCTGATCTTCTTTCTGGATTTAAGGTTCCAATTATTATGAACTGAATGCTGCAATTTCTCTGTACTTTAGTATTTTTTATCTAAGGTTTtgcattgttaatttttttgatggaAAAGTTATAGTGGCTCTCTGTGGTATTTCAGATTCACGTGtcaattttgaatatatttatttgtcgAGTTTTTTTCCCTTCAGGTAACAAGTTCCATTTTATGTTCTTATTGGTTGAAACAATTATGAAATAAACCAGGTTGCTGCCAATTCTGATCCAAATTTGAAAACCCGGCATGATCAACCCAGACCTCAACCAGGtccaatttcaccataaaagtCAACAACTTGAACCCGAAGCTGATTCCAAGAAGAAATGACCCGAACTTGAAgttattaaaacatgaaatgatTAGAACCTATAATGACTCGACCCAGAAAAGCCCAAGCTCAAACCCAAATGATCCAAACCCAAAATTGACCTGAATTGAAATGACtcgaaaattttaaagcttGAACTAACTTAAGCTAGATTAGGCCTATGCAAAACCAACCTGAGCCGTCCAATTGACAGGTCTACTCAGAAGCAATTGAACTTGGAATGAAGTGATTGCATAATGAAGAATTAAGCAAAGGTTAATTTGAGCTTAGCACCGAGAGCACCTAATATATATTGCAGAGTTCAAAATGTCCAAATAAATAAGCCACCTGCCTATTGAATATCTGTAGTAATTTGTGCCTGATACTAATAAGGTTTTGATTGGACCCTATCAATAAATCTTGGTTTCCCAAACAATGTCACTTGACCTTGATGTTCAGGTACATATCAACTACAATGAAGCTCCAATTAAAAGCCATCTAATTATTGCTTGATGATTAAATGTGTTGCTGTTGCTGTTTTGACTTACCAATAGGGTTGCTTGGCCTTGGGGCATTGGTTCTTTATAATTCGTTTCACTTACCCTTGAAATCCTTCCTTAATATGTCTCTCCCTTTTTGCAGATTGATACATTGCTTGCATGTGGTGGCCTCTCAAAAAATGCCCTTTTCATTCAAGAGCATGCAGATATTATTGGTTTGTGCATTTGCTTTCTTCCTTTCTGCATGCATGTGTTTTCATGCGTGCATGTTCCCGCATGCTGACTAGTAACTGCCatctaaatttgtaattaaggtTTACTATCCCTATAGTCTATAGCAACATAAAACCTTCATTTGGACCAATGATTCTTTTCCTCCGCATTTGAATGCTGCATTCTATGCTGCTAACATGCTGATTAAAACTTGTGGCTTTCTTGCTAATAATTTGCTAATTCCctcttattatttattctttttattggTGGGTGACCATTTTCTCATAATTTCAGGTTGCCCTATAATTCTTCCGCGTGAAAGTGAGTCAGTGCTTTTAGGGGCTGCTATTCTTGGTGCAGTTGCAGCAAAGAAGTATACTTGTCTCAGTGAGGCAATGAAAGCACTTAATGCAGCTGGTCAGGTATGCTAGCTATCCTGATTTGCTTCTATTGGTATCGTGCTTTTATCATGAAATGTGTTGAGCACAAGTTGAAGGTTCAGTTGAAAATTGAGCTGTAATTTGGTTTTAAACCTTTATATAAAGCGGTTCAACCTAGACAGGTTAACTGATGGCAATGCATGCCTGGCGTAGGAAGGTGGTCTTATTTTATGTGTCGTTGGTTATCTTTGAGTAGGAAGTCATCATATATTTGGTTTTTTCAACTCTTGACACCATGCAGGTCATTCATCCATCAACAGACTCAAGGGTGAAGAAGTATCATGATTCCAAATACCGTATTTTCCGTGAACTTTATCAGCAGCAGCTGTCGCAGCGTTCAATTATGGCTCAAGCTTTGGCATAGCTTATGAGGTACCTGGTTGTAACTTGTGAACTTCTATTGGGTGTttgcttttataaaaaatgagcTGAACTTTAAAGAAGTTGGATACTGTAAGTGTTACTCTATTACTTGTAAATATCTGCTATAGATCTTTGGTTTCGGTTATGCATGTGAAAACTAACACAAACAACAGGGAATAAAAGATCAGTGGATGAGTTCACATATTTAACTCCTTTAGCCTCTTCTTGGTTGAGTTGGGGAATGTTATGAATTGTATTACCAAGGTATCTTGTTTTACTGTTcatataaattattctttttgagTTTTGTGACTATTGCTCTCAACAATGTTGTCTTCAATATTTAAACTCGGGTTTTTCATTGAGAGCGCAATGTGCGTTATCATTGCACCCAACACTTGTTAATGAATTTAAGTGATTGAAATAGTTTTTCTAATCGAGTTGTtatattaaatagaaaaatgatgtaaccaacaaacaaatattaatataggaataataacaaaaatttttagAGCCCGTTAGAGAAAAATtctaaacaatttttattttgttggaaaCCAAATTACTTCAAGAAAGATTAATATGTAGTTGTGCTTTGAATTTGTCCAAAAGTACTTAGTTGGTATTTGAACTTTTTATGTATATAGTTAGTGCTTGAACTTGTATTTCATCACCTAGGTTGGTATCTCCGCACTAACACCGTTAGATTGTGCTGATGTGGCATTGATGACCAACCTATACTGACATGTGATAGCCTCTCAATATGACACCGtggacataaattaaaaaatttaaaatctttcaaaaaaatataaattaattttaaaaaagtaattttttggACAAGTTTGCACCAACTAGGTACTTTTTGGACAAGTTTGGACAAGTTTAAGGAGTGAATTACATGTTAAccccttaaaaaattaattttaattaattgggGTAATGTGTGTAACGTAATACAAGTTCAGGTGCCAACtagatacaaaaaaaaaaataggtacTAAGTACTTTTAGACAAGTTAGGGGTATATATTAACCCTTTCAAAAATACAATCATGAGATTCTTTCATTAGTttaaatatgcattaaaaatactattatttctttttatacaatttattattattattaatacacTCATCTCAAATCTTTAAAATagagaataatatatattttaatatactcGAATTCGTATTTTCTTAATTGCTGGAAAAATATTAATACCAACTGAATTAAAGTTTAATCAACATTAAAATACTACTATTAATAACTATGatctatgttaaaatatgacaaataattataatgttGATGATTAATGAGGGTCTAAGTAACACCATTTTTcattgattgagtcttaatttgattggtatgtgtattgttgtcaatataggAGGATGTAGGTTCAAGTGTGttgaaatattttatctttttatttatgagatgggagaaattatgaatagttttaggcattttataataaaaaattacatcctttatttttaataaatgaaaagtgGTGCAGTTTATTAGGCACATTagaattagttttttaaataattgtataaGTCATGCATTAGAcggcctttttttttttttttgtacaacGTGCATCAGATGGCTTAAAACTAGCATAACATGGAcaaaaaataaaggttaaattctgctgttagtccctgtactttgcaaaaattataaatttaatctttatattttaatttagttattttttatctctatacttttaaattctaaaatcaacaaatgataattgataaattcattaaattagatttttattttcaaaatctgatgcatcaaacatattatcatacatataatatcatatcaacttattattttcatatatcactcactcaaaattcaattaatatattaacaatGGTCATTTGTGTCAAGaccgaaatttcaaaatttatgacTTAAAacgattcaattaaaaatatggactaaatttacaatttacgATAGTGCAAgaatagtaattgaatttaaacaaaaacaaattttaccaagaataaaacattttaattttaaatatataaaaaaatctatatacttttaattaggGGTAAATAAAGGAAAGGAgggagagaaagaaaagagtgGATGAGAGAATGATTCTGCCACGTGCGACGCTACTTTGGCATCATTCCAAACGtgtcccaaattttttttttttcgaatggCTGTGGCCGTGGCgctcctcttcttcttcctcctcctcctccttcaCCTTCaccatttgtttatttattctttaattcttttttttttttcctctcttgTTGTTTAGATCAATCCCATATTCATATTATCCCCATTCTTCATTTGatcaaaatattgccttaccTAATCAACCAGAGAGGAAAAATGAATCATTCTTTTGACAATTCCCGTTTTTCAggtactcttttttttttggttaagctttggttttaatttatttccgaaagaaaaaaaattgaaattactaAACCtgaattagatttttttaattgaatatggAAACTGTTATATCTGGAAGCTTGTCTGGGTTTTATTTCAGCTGTTTTGTTGACGAATTTAGTTGAGTTGTAGATTCTGCTTAGTTGGATTCGATTTAGGTTTCcacttactttttatttatttatcttcttttctctttttttttttggtttcgtGGTGTTTGAGAATTTCAGAGATTTTATAATTTCTGGTACTCTTTTTGAGTTACCTGATGGAGAATCATTCTGTTGTTGGTGTTAAAAGTAGTGGACTTATATATTAGTTTCCACTTTTGGTAGAGTTTTCGGCATTGTTGAAATACATGGTGTGAGCTGAAAACCTTCCCatgtgtaataaaataattattgatcaTCAACAGCAGCATAAGAGTCAAACTGTGTATTTGATGAATTCACCTTCATTAAGTCCGGTGTCTGCCTTGCCTTCCTCCATCCCTGGTTCCAGTGATGAAATCCCGCGTGTAAAATTCTTATGTAGCTTCTTAGGTAGCATTTTGCCTCGACCCCAAGATGGGAAATTGAGGTATGTTGGTGGAGAAACGCGAATTGTGAGTGTACCGAGAGATATTAGTTATGTGGAGTTGATGAGTAAGATGAGGGAGCTTTATGATGGAGCAGCAGTGTTGAAATATCAGCAGCCAGATGAGGATCTTGATGCTTTAGTGTCAGTTGTGAATGATGATGATATGGTTAACATGATGGAAGAGTATGAGAAGTTGGCTTCGAGTGATGGGTTCACTAGGCTTAGGATTTTCTTGTTTTCGCATCCTGACCAAGATGGTTCATCATATTATGTTGATGGGAATGAGAGGAGGTATGTGGATGCTTTGAAAAGTTTAAATGAGGGTTCTGATTTTAGGAAATGTGATTCACCTGCGACGTCTACAGTTTCTGATGATATTCATTTAGCAGAACAATTCTTTAATGGTATGAGTATTGACGAGAGTTGGGTTCATATCCAGAGGAGCGGTGTGATACCAACACCATCTTTTAACTTGCATAGTCATACTATTCCTCATATGGGTTCTGGGCAGTGGAGTCCTGTGTGCTATTCTCCTAGTCACCATGGATACCTTACTCCCAGAACACTATCGGGGTTTCCACCTTCACCATCTTCTGCTCACTATAGAATGCAAGAAGAATATGTTCGGCAGCGATTAAATCGTCATCCCCAATATGAACATCAGCCTCATTTTCCAGATAATGTAGCATGGATGCCAAATGGAGCTATGTCTGGTGATAAGGTTTGTGGTTTTCCTGGTAACATCCTTCATAGTCTAGGTGTGCATGAAGGAAACCACAACTATGAGCACTGCAGGGCTACTTTTTGCAGAAACCAGTCACCACATTTGGAGCACCACAACATGGGAAATGCTGTTCCTCAGATTAATAGTTCATGCGCTGCCGCTGAGTGCCTCCCAAACCAAGAAGCATTCATGATGCATGCAGATGGAAAATTGCATCTTGAATTTTATTCCAAAGACCAAACTGATCCCTCTTCTACTCACGGTGAAACACATGGTCATGAAAGAGGATGCATTCTGCAGCACCAACTGAATCCTTGTGTTGAGGAAGCGAGAAATCATGTATATGGATTTGGAAGATTGAATGACCACAATGTTCTAGATGGTGCTGGCATGAATTCACCTCTTGAGCATGCTGGTTTAGCTGATGGCCATCTTATGCTTTCAAATTATGTTCATCAGCGAGCTGGAGCTGAGTTGGGGAATGAAGTATTTCGTGATCAAACCATGGTTGCTTCAGCCCACTTGCACATTCCTCCTGAAGAACGTGGGCCCTGTTATGGGAATTATCCTTATCCACATGGAGGAGATAATGCTTACCAAGCCTCACAAGGACATGTACATGCGCAGTCTTTGCAGAGAAATTTTCAGAATCATACTCATGGTGCTCCAGCTTATGAAGCATATGGTTTACCTCAGCAAATAAATTCTCCAGTTAACTTTGCATTTTTGAAGGATCCAGCAGAAGGTAGTGCAATGCATTTTGTTGCAACAGATGGTCAAAACCCTTGGGTTGAGTCTCCTCAAAAGGTACTGAGTTCTGATGGGACTGCTGTTCCAGACATTGCTTATGCCCATGTTCTCAAGGTGGATGTTGGTCCTCATTGTCAGGAAACTCAAAACACTGTCACTATGAAACCAGTCGTAGCCCCTCAAGACATGCTAAAATTTGCCACTGCCACAGAACCTGTTCAGTTGCCAGATCAAGCTTCAACTTTAATCCATGATACATCTATTTCCAGAAGCAATCTGGAATCGTATGATTCTAGTGTCATTGGAGTGTGGGGGATTGAGGACAAAATTGTTCCCTTGGAAGATGAAGCAAATCATGTGGCAAAGATGGAAAAATCTGATGTTCCTAGCACGTGCAGTCCAGAGCAAAACAAAATTCCTGAAGACGAATCTAAAATAGCACCTGATGAGTCTAGCATTCCAATTTGCTTAAAGCTTGCTGAAAAGGGTGATGACCAGGCAAAACATGGTGAAAAGGATCCTAGTGCTGCTGAAAATTCAAAGCTATCTGTAAACCGTTTGAGTTTCATACCGGAGTTTGTTGCTTCAGTTACAAAAGTAGCTTTGGAAGAGGGTGAAGAAGTGAAAGCCAAAGTTGAAGGCGTTGCCCCCATCAAGCATGATGCAATTGAAAAAGAAGCAGCTGCCgatgaatcaaaatcaatggtgagattgaagaaaattttctatattaaaGAACATCTtgcaatattatatttttctctttctaaTAATACATTTTCTCTTTAGAATCCCCATGGCGAGTTGGAATGGGATTCTGATAATGACAACATAACCCTTGCAAAAATTGAGCCAACAAAGGCTGAGGAAGAAGCTTTTGCAAGAGGGTTACAggtctttgtttttttctcccttttccTCATTTAACtaactttaatttctttgtcaCTATTATTTCTTGCAATCATTCATTTTGTTAGGATTAATGCTTATTTGaccctaaaaatttaaacttcacAAATCGCAATTAGTTACTTACTTTAACTTTCATCTTTTAAGTACTTTGGCTCTTAAGATTTTGCCAGTCCTGGGCAGGTTGATCTGCCTCAAACTGGCACCGGTAGCTGCCTTCCTTCTCTCCCTTCACACTCTCCCGTTTCAGCCCcccttattatttcaaaaacagaatttccatttttttttctgattttcgttttcattttctaattatACATAATGACATGGCACTTTTTGTCTTTTGTCCTGATTTGATTAGCTTTTTAGTCACATCAACCTATTAACTTACGCTACTTGACAAAATGAAAGTTCAAATGCTTAATGGTGCAAACGAGAGATAGTGAGTATAGGGATCAAATCAATATCTATATATGGCCCATAATCTAACTTTAGCGGTAACAGAAAAAAATCTAACTTTATATGTCAAGCTTGTTTAGGTGccatccaaaaaaaaaaaaagagaatcaaTATTTAACCCAAATTGTTACTTTTCTTACACGTTTGTTTCCATTTTGTTTCTGATGGTATTTGCATTTTGCCTTAAGACAATAAAAAATGATGATCTGGAGGAGATCCGAGAATTGGGCTCTGGAACATATGGGGCAGTTTATCAGGGCAAATGGAAAGGTTCTGTTGTAGCAATCAAGAGAATCAAAGCTAGCTGCTTTGCAGGGAGGCCTGCAGAAAGAGAACGTATGGTAATAACTATTAGCACTTCCCTTTGGGAAGCTTTGGTTGCTTATCCTTATAATACTAGGCTGCTTGATGATCAAAAgggttaaaaaattattcaccTGATATGTCACAGATGCCATGGTACTTGATAGTATGGTATTTGTTTACCCGTGTAGGAAGGTTTTTAAGTTGGTATTCCACAGTAAAAAGAGCATGAGTTGGTTAGAAGTGAAAGGGGGCAGCTTTTTTCCCCCACTTATCGCACAAAGACTAAAAATAAGTGCTTATATAACTTGAAGAATGAACTACTATGTTGTTACACATAGAACAACCACGGTGCTTTATTACCAAAAAGAACGTATGTAGGTTATGATTGCCTTTTCTCTGCCTACACTCAGTGCATGTAATGGCTTATAAAGTTTTGATCATTAgcaaaagggaaagaaaaattctcttaaccttttttattaaatgtaagCAATTCAGCTTGTGATTTAAGTGTTGGAAATTTTCCGTTTCTATTTATGGCATCATAAAAGAGTGGTAAATATAATAACTTAGCAGTTATGCTTATGAACTCTCTAGAGCTCATCCTGCCAATTGGCTACTCTTCTTGAAAGGTTTGTTTATCACTCTAATGAATTCTTTGTTAACGTTATTATGATTGTCCTACCATTTATTTCTGGAAGACCAGCTTTTTGGTATTTGCTTTTTACATCTTTGTATTTTCATTCAGACCTAGTCTTTTGTTTTTACCCCTTCAAGTTGATGGCCGTGTGTGGTAGCTGTTAAAGCAAAAGGATATTTTGTGGGATACAgttcaatttttagtttttttaactcCCTCCCAAGGATTCAATCTTCAAGAGCCTCAtgatcatatatatatgatacTTCTATGCTTCTCATATATTGATTAAttgcaattttttatttctgtGCTGCCATAGATTGCAGATTTCTGGAAAGAAGCTTTGATATTGAGTTCATTACATCATCCAAATGTTGTTTCTTTCTATGGTATAGTTCGTGATAGTCCTGACGGATTCTTAGCTACTGTTGCTGAATTCATGGTTAATGGATCCTTGAAGCAGTTTTTACAGAAGAAGGACAGGTAACCATGTTAGTAACTCTGTGAACAGGTTGCCTTTTGGGCATCCTCACAGTAGTTTGTTTTAGAAGTGTTGTTTGCCTCTTAGCATGTGCCTTTTCTGTTTCATAGTAGACTAAACAAGCTAGAATGCAATATTTTCTTAAGTGATCTTTGTGATATGACAATGTGATTGAACAGGACTATTGATCGTCATAAGAGACTCATCATAGCTATGGATGTTGCATTTGGGATGGAATACTTGCATGGGAAGAACATTGtacattttgatttgaaatgtgaaaatttgtTGGTAAATATGAGAGATCTGCAGCGTCCAGTGTGCAAGGTATACTGTTCTAGATATTGTTtccagaactcaaaatttaaggttttaggtGTGGGAAAGGGCAGGCTGGTGTTGATCAGCCTATGGTGATTTCTTTAATAGCTTCAGCTTGAGATTGTTTCTTTAGCGAATGCTCGTATCATGCTCTTCagtttcttttagttttcttctAATGGTCAATGGAATTAGAACTCATTGCATGCATGCACACCCTTGTAGATTGGTGATTTGGGCTTATCGAAGGTCAGGCAGCATACATTCGTTTCAGGAGGTGTTTGTGGAACTCTACCATGGATGGCACCTGAGCTTTTGAGTGGTAAAAGTGACATGGTATCTGAAAAGGTAATAGTATCAGTGCATAGATAAGTTTACAACAcgttttttttgtttcctttacTTCTCAAGacattattctttttatttggcCAGATTCTGATTTTATTCATGTTTCATCAATTACTGCACTTCAGATTGATGTGTACTCCTTTGGCATCGTTATGTGGGAGTTACTCACTGGTGAAGAACCTTATGCAGATATTCATTGTGCTTCTATAATTGGTAAGCTTCATATGTTTAACATCTTCACGTTACACTGACAAAATGTCTGGTATACATATTGGACACGTCCATCAGCATATGCACTTGGCTACAAGGACCTACTGAAGATTAAACTTTCCTTTATCAGATCTGGGTCAATGCCTGACTCATAACTTTGGCCTATCCACTGTAGCAATGATTAtttcttatataaatatatttatcaatctTCATTTGATAGCTggaaaaaatggagaaaaaataagaaaaaaagagtcTGGGAGAATTGTCACTCTTATGTTTTTGGGGGAAAGCGAATTTGTGCAATTTCTTGACATACTTTGAAGTTAATCCCATACTAAAACACCAATTCCAGTGAGGGTGGGCCAATGGCACCATTTTGCTCAGTGTTAATATAGCCATTCttgacaaaattgaataatgtaACAGAGTCATGATAGAAATGGATGTATTTGTTACTATAATTGGATCCCCAACAAGTAGAAATGACCTGAACTGTTTCTATTCAGGGTTGGTTGTTCTTTCAGATTATTggaacttttattcaaaatgacGTGCATATTTTGAAGTTGATCTCGTACTAAAAGACCAGTTTCAGTAATTGGATTTTGAGCTTCAAATCTCTTCTGATTTAAGCTTTTGCTGTTCTAGTAGTGTGCATGTTTTTGGACTCTCATTCTGATTAGAGTTTAGATGTGAGCTTGCCCTGTTAACGGGTTCTTCCTACGAATTCTTCTTTTAACATGTAGGAGGAATTGTGAACAACACCTTACGTCCAAAAATACCATCATGGTGCGATCCTGAATGGAAGGCTTTAATGGAAAAGTGTTGGGCCTCTGATCCTACAGACAGACCTTCCTTTTCAGAAATATCTCAGAAGCTAAGAAACATGGCTGCTGCGataaatatagaataaaaacCAATGCCGAAGCGACGATTTCACTTTCTCACATCTGGTGTAGTACTGCCATAAGTTCTTTAAGGAGTATTaagttatacattttggtaTTGCATAATACACAAAGAAGAGCCGTGAAAGTTCTTGAGAAGTGAGTTTTACTGACTACAATTTAATCTTCCTTCTTACAGAAAATGGTTTCTCTCTGTCATTAACGGGTTTTGACCTTCCCTCTCTCAGGACCATTGCTATTCCGATTACGATCTAGACGGTGGTACTACGGGTAAATGCATCTTATCATTTGAGGTGGGACTCTGTTTCTTTTGAACATCTGTATATAAGTTTATAGTAATCAATAATGCATAGTACATATTGAGAGCTTCAGATGAACTAGCATTCAATCATtttgccattattattttaaaccaagtgttcatatttataaaaatgtacATTGGGTTTTCAAATATATCTGATTTCCTATAGGTTTCACCGAAGAAAAACAGAACAATGTTCTTTGTTGGGGGGGTCTACCTGCTCTACTatgaaaaataactaaaacattacATGGAATATTGATTAGGATCCATTACCAGAATTAATCCTGTTTTGTTTGATATCTGTATGGTCTGGATGCCCCACTTCCACTGACCAAGATTATTGTTATATTCAAACATTTGTTTGACTTTATTCCACAGCTACGAgttctttttcatatatatataaaatatgcatgaaattaACGTGGCATGGATATGTTAATGCAAGAAGAGTTTCTCATATTGTTGATATTGATTAAAGAAATAGGGTGAATGAATTAAGTAGGAATTAGCATGGCATCACCAACTCTTTTGTTGCATGCCCAACCAAAGCTCCCATTGGAGTCAAATAGTGTGACGCTATCTACTTTAGTCCCCAAATAATTTAAGTGCAacaaaaaatggttaaaatgcATCATTGGTCCttgtactcttcacaaatttaaaatttagtccctatacatttgtttctctctatttttttatatttcaaaattcaagttcgattgttaatatttttatttttgttaattttgtagGTATGaacttttgaaataataaaaatactcactaacaatgaacataaaaaatgaCATAATGAGTTTGAATtacacaaaataattttactaatgttaacaattggatttgaattttaaagtttgaatggTGGGGAGTttgaatttctaaaaataaaaagtatagagactagaTTCTAAATTATTAGTGAAGAGTGCAAAAGTTATGGCATTTTTAATcaacaaaaagaattatgttatgtttgatACGAAAATAATACGAATTGGATATGGATGatgtgttaaattttataaaataataattagtaatatatcaaaatttatatttaaaaataatttgctAACAAGTAACATGACATATATGCATTTATTCTGGTAAATTCTGTAGAAATCGCTCTTTTTTTGCTACATCTTATTCTAATGACTCATGCACCTAACACGCGGAGAAGACTTTTTATTTACAAGTCAAAAGTTTTCATGTATCATTGACTTCTCCACCCttatacatttcaaaattaCAGGGTCATTGGATGATTGgttattgaattttgttttcctttttctattttgaatatttaactataaataaatatgattctttttattaataaaattttcataaatatggcAATGTGGTCTCTTGATTGTTAGAACACACAATTTGGTCTTCAACACTatcaatgtttttgaaa
This sequence is a window from Gossypium raimondii isolate GPD5lz chromosome 5, ASM2569854v1, whole genome shotgun sequence. Protein-coding genes within it:
- the LOC105769429 gene encoding uncharacterized protein LOC105769429 isoform X3, translating into MCNKIIIDHQQQHKSQTVYLMNSPSLSPVSALPSSIPGSSDEIPRVKFLCSFLGSILPRPQDGKLRYVGGETRIVSVPRDISYVELMSKMRELYDGAAVLKYQQPDEDLDALVSVVNDDDMVNMMEEYEKLASSDGFTRLRIFLFSHPDQDGSSYYVDGNERRYVDALKSLNEGSDFRKCDSPATSTVSDDIHLAEQFFNGMSIDESWVHIQRSGVIPTPSFNLHSHTIPHMGSGQWSPVCYSPSHHGYLTPRTLSGFPPSPSSAHYRMQEEYVRQRLNRHPQYEHQPHFPDNVAWMPNGAMSGDKVCGFPGNILHSLGVHEGNHNYEHCRATFCRNQSPHLEHHNMGNAVPQINSSCAAAECLPNQEAFMMHADGKLHLEFYSKDQTDPSSTHGETHGHERGCILQHQLNPCVEEARNHVYGFGRLNDHNVLDGAGMNSPLEHAGLADGHLMLSNYVHQRAGAELGNEVFRDQTMVASAHLHIPPEERGPCYGNYPYPHGGDNAYQASQGHVHAQSLQRNFQNHTHGAPAYEAYGLPQQINSPVNFAFLKDPAEGSAMHFVATDGQNPWVESPQKVLSSDGTAVPDIAYAHVLKVDVGPHCQETQNTVTMKPVVAPQDMLKFATATEPVQLPDQASTLIHDTSISRSNLESYDSSVIGVWGIEDKIVPLEDEANHVAKMEKSDVPSTCSPEQNKIPEDESKIAPDESSIPICLKLAEKGDDQAKHGEKDPSAAENSKLSVNRLSFIPEFVASVTKVALEEGEEVKAKVEGVAPIKHDAIEKEAAADESKSMNPHGELEWDSDNDNITLAKIEPTKAEEEAFARGLQTIKNDDLEEIRELGSGTYGAVYQGKWKGSVVAIKRIKASCFAGRPAERELRDSPDGFLATVAEFMVNGSLKQFLQKKDRTIDRHKRLIIAMDVAFGMEYLHGKNIVHFDLKCENLLVNMRDLQRPVCKIGDLGLSKVRQHTFVSGGVCGTLPWMAPELLSGKSDMVSEKIDVYSFGIVMWELLTGEEPYADIHCASIIGGIVNNTLRPKIPSWCDPEWKALMEKCWASDPTDRPSFSEISQKLRNMAAAINIE
- the LOC105769429 gene encoding uncharacterized protein LOC105769429 isoform X2, which translates into the protein MNSPSLSPVSALPSSIPGSSDEIPRVKFLCSFLGSILPRPQDGKLRYVGGETRIVSVPRDISYVELMSKMRELYDGAAVLKYQQPDEDLDALVSVVNDDDMVNMMEEYEKLASSDGFTRLRIFLFSHPDQDGSSYYVDGNERRYVDALKSLNEGSDFRKCDSPATSTVSDDIHLAEQFFNGMSIDESWVHIQRSGVIPTPSFNLHSHTIPHMGSGQWSPVCYSPSHHGYLTPRTLSGFPPSPSSAHYRMQEEYVRQRLNRHPQYEHQPHFPDNVAWMPNGAMSGDKVCGFPGNILHSLGVHEGNHNYEHCRATFCRNQSPHLEHHNMGNAVPQINSSCAAAECLPNQEAFMMHADGKLHLEFYSKDQTDPSSTHGETHGHERGCILQHQLNPCVEEARNHVYGFGRLNDHNVLDGAGMNSPLEHAGLADGHLMLSNYVHQRAGAELGNEVFRDQTMVASAHLHIPPEERGPCYGNYPYPHGGDNAYQASQGHVHAQSLQRNFQNHTHGAPAYEAYGLPQQINSPVNFAFLKDPAEGSAMHFVATDGQNPWVESPQKVLSSDGTAVPDIAYAHVLKVDVGPHCQETQNTVTMKPVVAPQDMLKFATATEPVQLPDQASTLIHDTSISRSNLESYDSSVIGVWGIEDKIVPLEDEANHVAKMEKSDVPSTCSPEQNKIPEDESKIAPDESSIPICLKLAEKGDDQAKHGEKDPSAAENSKLSVNRLSFIPEFVASVTKVALEEGEEVKAKVEGVAPIKHDAIEKEAAADESKSMNPHGELEWDSDNDNITLAKIEPTKAEEEAFARGLQTIKNDDLEEIRELGSGTYGAVYQGKWKGSVVAIKRIKASCFAGRPAERERMIADFWKEALILSSLHHPNVVSFYGIVRDSPDGFLATVAEFMVNGSLKQFLQKKDRTIDRHKRLIIAMDVAFGMEYLHGKNIVHFDLKCENLLVNMRDLQRPVCKIGDLGLSKVRQHTFVSGGVCGTLPWMAPELLSGKSDMVSEKIDVYSFGIVMWELLTGEEPYADIHCASIIGGIVNNTLRPKIPSWCDPEWKALMEKCWASDPTDRPSFSEISQKLRNMAAAINIE